The following is a genomic window from Micromonospora cathayae.
GGCCAGCCCGGTCAGCGACTCCCGGCTGAGCGAGAAACCGGGGGAGAGCAGCACCAGCGGCCAGCCGTGCCGGTTCGGCCGCACCGGCACGTCCCGCCGGGCGTGGGTACGGACCGTGGTGAGCACGTCCGGGGGCAGCGGCAGCCCCTCCGCCTCGACGATCTTCGCCGACACGCCGGCGGTGGTGTAGGGGGCGGGCCGACCGGCACCGGTCGCCGCCGGGTACCACAGCGACACCATCAGCTCCCGGGGCCGTTCCGGCCGCCACGGGTCGGGCCGGTCGTGGTCGGTCAGGTGCAGCCAGGTGGTGCCGACCGGGTGCGGGCCGGTCGGCGCGGGCAGGGCCAGCGCGGGCACCGCCGGGGGCGCGGCGGTGACCGCGCCGCCGGCGGCCAGGGTCGCCGTCAGAGCCAGGAGTACGGCGACCGCCCGACCGCCGTGACGTGAGGTCATCATGCCGGCACGCTACGGTCCGGGGGTCCGGTCGCACCGCCACCGGACGGCACAGGCCCACCCTGACCTTCGTCAGTCCGCACCGGCGTTCCCGGGGCCGCAGCCCCCGGCGGGTCCCCGGCGTCGTCGGACCGGCCCGGCCAGGCGGGTCGGCCCGGTCAGGCAGGGCGGCCCGGTCAGGCAGGGCGGCGTGGTCAGGCAGGGCGGCCCCGGCCAGGCGGGTCGGCCGGTCAGCCGGACACCTTCCTGGTCAGGCGGGGCGGACCAGGAAGGTGTCCGGCATCCGGAAGGTGAGGTTGTCCGGGCACCACGGTGGCCGGACCACCCGCACCCCGGCCAGCAGCTCCGCCGTCCGGGCGACCACCACCGCCGCCTCCATCCGGGCCAGGTGCGCCCCGACGCAGCGGTGCGCGCCCGCGCCGAACGCCAGGTGCCGGCGGGAGCCACGCTGGCCCGGCAGGAACCGGGCCGGTTCGGCGACCACCGCCGGGTCGCGGCCGGCCCGGGCCAGCCAGAGCACCACGCTGGTGCCCCGGCGCACCGGGGTCCCGTCCAGGGTGGTGTCCATCCCGGCGACCCGCCGCCAGGTGACGATCGGCGGCTCCAGCCGCAGCCCCTCCTCGACCACGTCGGCGACCGGCACCGTGCCGGCCCGCAGCCCGGCCAGCACCGCCGGCTCACCGGTCAGCCGGTGCAGCAGCAGGGTGAGGAACTGGGAGGTGGTCTCCTGCCCCGCCACCAGCAGGAAGAACAGCGCGCCGACCAGCACGTCCGGCGGGTGGCCGGCGGCCCGCAGCCGGGCGGCCAGCCCACCACCGGTGGCGGCGAACTCCCGGAGCACCCGGTGGAACCGGCCCACCTCGACCGCCAGGGTCTGCTGCCGGTCGGCGTCCAGCGGGGCCCAGAAGAGTTCCAGGGCGGCCCGGGCGAACGCCTTGACCGCGCCCACCGGGGCGTCCGGCAGCTCGACCAGCCGGGCCAGCACCAGCAGCGGCAGGTCGGCGGCGAGCCCGGCGTACAGGTCGACGGTCTGCCCGGCGGCCAGTCCGGCGGCGAGCCGGGCCACCCGGGTGTCGACCAGGTCGGTCAGCCAGGGCTGTTGGGCGGCGACCCGCTGCGGGTGCAGCGCCTCGGCGACCAGCGCCCGGATGCCGGGGTGGCTCGGGCCGGAGTTGTTGGCGAGCGTCGGCGGCAGCCGGAACCGGTGCCCGGCGAGGATCCGCAACGCGGCCACCGGGATCGGGGTGACCGCGTCGAGCGCGTTGTCGGGCCGCCAGGTGACCGGGTCGGCGAGCACCTGCCGGACCAGGGCGTGCCGGGTGACCAGCAGGTGCTCGACCCCGAGGTGGTCGGTGACGGTCGTGGTGGCGGGCCCGTCGGCGTCCAGGGCCGGACCCCAGGCCCGGAACAGCGCTGCGGTCATGCGTCGGCGCGGGGACGGCCGGGGTTCAGTTCCCA
Proteins encoded in this region:
- a CDS encoding cytochrome P450 → MTAALFRAWGPALDADGPATTTVTDHLGVEHLLVTRHALVRQVLADPVTWRPDNALDAVTPIPVAALRILAGHRFRLPPTLANNSGPSHPGIRALVAEALHPQRVAAQQPWLTDLVDTRVARLAAGLAAGQTVDLYAGLAADLPLLVLARLVELPDAPVGAVKAFARAALELFWAPLDADRQQTLAVEVGRFHRVLREFAATGGGLAARLRAAGHPPDVLVGALFFLLVAGQETTSQFLTLLLHRLTGEPAVLAGLRAGTVPVADVVEEGLRLEPPIVTWRRVAGMDTTLDGTPVRRGTSVVLWLARAGRDPAVVAEPARFLPGQRGSRRHLAFGAGAHRCVGAHLARMEAAVVVARTAELLAGVRVVRPPWCPDNLTFRMPDTFLVRPA